In Candidatus Binatia bacterium, one DNA window encodes the following:
- a CDS encoding TadE/TadG family type IV pilus assembly protein: protein MMKSYKGIKDKSGTSAIEFALLAPVLVFLVIGIIEVGRYMYLSIVASHAARAGVQYASQSTQTAADANLNGSGTRSAALADAQNLAGFTEHSSILCTIAGQASTCPQNTANAVPANLVYYVQVKVSGSFTSLLNYPGIPNSFPITATAIMPVSSQ from the coding sequence ATGATGAAATCATACAAAGGCATCAAAGACAAATCAGGCACGAGCGCGATAGAGTTCGCGCTGCTCGCGCCGGTGCTCGTATTCCTCGTCATCGGCATAATCGAAGTCGGCCGGTACATGTATCTCTCGATCGTGGCCTCGCACGCCGCGCGCGCCGGCGTCCAGTACGCGTCGCAAAGCACGCAGACCGCGGCAGATGCGAACCTCAACGGGTCCGGCACGCGCAGCGCGGCGCTGGCGGACGCGCAGAACCTCGCGGGCTTTACCGAGCATTCGAGCATCCTGTGCACGATCGCAGGACAGGCCTCGACCTGCCCGCAGAACACGGCGAACGCCGTCCCGGCCAACTTGGTCTATTACGTGCAGGTCAAGGTATCGGGCTCGTTCACCTCGCTGCTGAACTATCCGGGCATTCCGAACTCCTTCCCGATCACGGCGACGGCGATCATGCCGGTGAGCAGCCAATGA
- the cpaB gene encoding Flp pilus assembly protein CpaB — MNVKRTTLLIASILAVGTGWLTLTYLSSLRPPSGEERAVLIAAQDIAPRVRITEAMLSKQMRPASAVEPGAISDPSQAVGSLALITIPAGTQLTATEVGTNVAFALPVRLQPGMRAVSIPVDRVKDVSGLIQPGDRVDVIAIPPQKSGGPPPKAVTIFRAIRVLSVGSTLENPSATPSPAEQDAGTVTLEVTPGQADMLAWADANSTLRLALRSPREAPHTEPVEELTLAGAGMGPGPEPIPSLGPPAPVPAPPMTGPAQGPAAPRLSTPVELIIGDQIVDPGTPNK, encoded by the coding sequence GTGAACGTCAAACGCACGACCCTTCTGATCGCCAGCATCCTGGCCGTAGGCACGGGCTGGCTGACCCTCACGTATCTCTCCTCGCTGCGCCCGCCCTCGGGCGAGGAGCGCGCAGTGCTGATCGCGGCCCAAGACATCGCCCCGCGCGTGCGCATCACAGAGGCCATGCTCTCCAAGCAGATGCGGCCGGCGAGCGCCGTCGAGCCGGGAGCGATCTCTGACCCGAGCCAGGCCGTCGGCTCGCTGGCGCTGATCACGATTCCGGCCGGAACCCAGCTGACGGCGACGGAGGTCGGCACGAACGTCGCCTTCGCGCTGCCGGTGCGGCTCCAGCCCGGCATGCGCGCGGTGAGCATCCCGGTCGACCGCGTCAAGGACGTGTCCGGGTTGATCCAGCCCGGCGACCGGGTGGACGTAATCGCCATCCCGCCACAGAAGTCGGGAGGGCCGCCGCCTAAGGCCGTCACGATCTTCCGCGCGATCCGGGTCCTCTCGGTCGGCAGCACGCTCGAGAACCCGTCGGCGACTCCCTCGCCGGCGGAGCAAGACGCGGGCACCGTTACGCTCGAGGTCACGCCCGGACAGGCCGATATGCTCGCATGGGCGGACGCCAACTCGACGCTACGGCTCGCGCTGCGCTCGCCGCGTGAGGCTCCGCACACCGAGCCGGTCGAAGAGCTCACGCTGGCCGGCGCCGGAATGGGCCCCGGCCCCGAGCCGATCCCGTCCCTCGGCCCGCCGGCCCCCGTCCCGGCGCCGCCGATGACGGGTCCCGCCCAGGGGCCCGCGGCCCCGCGGCTGTCGACCCCGGTCGAGCTGATCATCGGCGATCAGATCGTCGACCCCGGCACGCCGAACAAATAA
- a CDS encoding TadE/TadG family type IV pilus assembly protein — MKSVRNRERGASLPETAIVMGVVLALIFAVIDFGRAMYTYAFVAQLAREGARWAIVRGAQCTQLDHCNASSSDVQTYVQSLSEGATTASNIGASAQWPTCPAGAASTNSPGCTVQVTVWYPFKFMLPYMPGPNMQIRMSSTSQMVISQ, encoded by the coding sequence ATGAAAAGCGTGCGGAACCGCGAGCGCGGCGCGAGCCTGCCCGAGACCGCGATCGTCATGGGCGTGGTCCTCGCGCTGATCTTCGCCGTCATCGACTTCGGTCGGGCCATGTACACCTACGCGTTCGTCGCCCAGCTGGCGCGCGAGGGTGCGCGCTGGGCGATCGTGCGCGGCGCGCAGTGTACGCAGCTCGATCACTGCAACGCCAGCTCATCGGACGTCCAGACCTACGTACAGAGTCTTTCCGAGGGCGCGACCACCGCGAGCAACATTGGCGCAAGTGCGCAATGGCCCACGTGTCCTGCGGGCGCCGCTTCGACCAATTCGCCGGGTTGCACGGTTCAAGTAACGGTCTGGTACCCGTTCAAATTCATGCTGCCGTACATGCCCGGCCCGAATATGCAGATCAGGATGTCGAGCACGTCGCAAATGGTGATCTCGCAGTGA
- a CDS encoding pilus assembly protein TadG-related protein codes for MRHKGESGQVLPLIAICLAALMGFGGMAVDVGYWRYHQREQQSAADAAALGGAQQLIFSGCPNQSAAITAAKNDATNNGFTDGSNGVTVTASNPPSSGPFASNNCAVNATINSSKVATFLTKVFGWKTMAESTQATAAVVADGPGCIYMLGIGQNTNFNGANVQASKCSIFLNGSANFNGANVSAGAIGEVSYSGSNNGGTFTGATPAPIAPVADPCPEIAGCAALTSSPPSMSPCVGSYAGNGILTPGCYNSLNVHGQNITMQTGTYVFAGGSNFSGASINGSAGVTIYIPAGASTNFNKVSALTLAPQTTGPYSGVTFYQVSGNSNTVNFNASSTNVSGMLYAPSAQINYNGAYGLYTVIVANYANFNGSTGEDFGAPPTNASLIKTVVLSQ; via the coding sequence ATGAGGCACAAGGGAGAGTCCGGCCAGGTACTGCCGTTGATCGCCATCTGTCTCGCGGCCCTGATGGGCTTCGGGGGTATGGCGGTCGACGTCGGCTACTGGCGCTACCACCAGCGCGAACAGCAATCCGCCGCGGATGCGGCCGCCCTCGGGGGAGCCCAGCAGCTGATCTTCTCGGGCTGTCCGAACCAATCGGCCGCGATAACGGCGGCGAAGAACGATGCAACCAATAACGGATTCACCGACGGCAGCAACGGCGTGACGGTCACCGCCAGCAATCCGCCCTCGAGCGGTCCGTTCGCGAGCAATAATTGTGCCGTCAATGCGACGATCAATAGCAGCAAGGTCGCGACGTTCTTAACGAAGGTGTTCGGCTGGAAGACAATGGCCGAGTCGACGCAAGCGACGGCCGCCGTGGTCGCCGACGGCCCCGGCTGCATCTACATGCTGGGAATCGGCCAGAACACGAACTTCAACGGCGCGAACGTTCAGGCGTCGAAGTGCAGCATCTTCCTGAATGGTTCCGCGAACTTCAACGGCGCGAACGTCAGCGCCGGCGCGATCGGCGAGGTGAGCTACAGCGGGAGCAACAACGGCGGCACGTTCACCGGCGCGACGCCGGCGCCGATTGCTCCGGTAGCCGACCCGTGTCCGGAGATCGCGGGCTGTGCCGCACTCACATCGAGCCCGCCCTCGATGTCGCCTTGTGTCGGATCGTACGCCGGTAACGGCATCCTGACGCCGGGCTGTTACAACAGCCTCAACGTGCACGGACAGAACATCACCATGCAGACCGGGACGTATGTGTTCGCCGGCGGCTCGAACTTTAGCGGGGCCTCCATCAATGGAAGCGCAGGCGTGACGATCTACATCCCGGCCGGCGCGTCGACCAACTTCAACAAGGTCAGCGCGCTGACACTAGCGCCGCAGACGACGGGACCTTACTCCGGCGTCACGTTCTATCAAGTGTCGGGCAATAGCAATACGGTCAACTTCAACGCTAGCTCGACCAACGTCAGCGGCATGCTCTACGCGCCGTCGGCGCAGATCAACTACAACGGCGCATACGGGCTGTACACCGTGATCGTCGCAAACTACGCGAACTTCAACGGCAGCACGGGTGAAGACTTCGGTGCGCCGCCGACCAACGCGTCCCTGATCAAGACGGTGGTGCTGTCACAATGA
- a CDS encoding Flp family type IVb pilin, with the protein MLNRFISMVRDEEGATMVEYGLLVALIALVALGAITTLGTNLSSLFNSAATSI; encoded by the coding sequence ATGCTTAACCGCTTCATCTCGATGGTTCGCGACGAAGAAGGCGCGACGATGGTCGAGTACGGGCTGCTCGTAGCGTTGATTGCTCTGGTCGCGTTGGGTGCCATCACAACCCTCGGCACCAACCTCAGCTCGCTATTCAACTCTGCGGCAACCTCGATCTAG
- a CDS encoding Flp family type IVb pilin has protein sequence MLTLFRKRLRDESGATMVEYGLMIALVALVALAAVTLLGSNLSSIFNTVATSI, from the coding sequence ATGCTCACGTTGTTCAGGAAGAGGCTTCGCGACGAAAGCGGAGCTACGATGGTCGAATACGGCTTGATGATCGCGCTGGTCGCTCTGGTCGCGCTTGCGGCGGTGACGCTGCTTGGCTCGAACCTCAGCTCGATCTTCAACACCGTCGCTACATCGATCTAA
- a CDS encoding TadE/TadG family type IV pilus assembly protein, whose product MRKLNLLRSESGTSLIELALVLPVLMFLLLGGIEVGRYAYYAIVAANAARAGVQYGAQGPQQAYDTAGMSGAAMQDAMGLSSLTAQAWELCSQNGATPTQCATGSVPASGNVYYVKVQVTGTFSSLLSYPGIPTHIPVSGSAMMRVIYQ is encoded by the coding sequence ATGAGAAAGCTCAACCTCCTTCGATCCGAATCGGGGACGAGCCTGATCGAATTGGCGCTCGTACTGCCCGTACTTATGTTCCTGCTGCTCGGCGGCATCGAAGTCGGCCGCTATGCATACTACGCGATCGTCGCGGCAAACGCGGCGCGCGCCGGCGTACAGTACGGGGCGCAGGGCCCGCAACAGGCTTACGACACCGCGGGCATGTCGGGTGCGGCGATGCAGGACGCGATGGGACTCTCGAGTCTGACGGCCCAAGCATGGGAATTGTGCTCGCAGAACGGCGCCACGCCGACTCAGTGCGCGACCGGATCCGTCCCTGCGTCAGGCAACGTGTACTACGTAAAAGTCCAAGTGACGGGCACGTTCAGCTCCCTGCTCAGCTACCCGGGCATCCCGACACACATCCCGGTTAGCGGCAGCGCGATGATGCGGGTGATCTACCAGTGA
- a CDS encoding pilus assembly protein N-terminal domain-containing protein codes for MNCIIRRSLSFVMAAGIVAYALPVCADQVTLVSIQSGHSILLKAEGLTRVAVGDGRIAGAVPVGTSQVVINGKAPGHTTIIIWAGGRRVAYEVTVTAQELDDLAQMLRSAISSPTVQVVSFDHSIVVRGTVSDGAQFQQISDILSRFDPVLKAQGAVLVNAVTVSQNLGNLQHAIANIAGASDIRVDPDGKGNVIVSGNATDAVTAQAILDRARGLAGPYLASNGQLIDRINAMSNSQIDIKVYVLEVDKTAQSNLGISLQSATFTPTGGYNLTQPSFPVVESPSAPGSGLGFTIQPFFRTITLAPTLNLLMQEGHVKVLSSPNLVTSPGQKATFLVGGEIPVVTSTGLGAVNVQYQPYGVQLNVTPEVLGNGSVHAMIAPEVSRLDYANAVVVSGFTIPALIVSKLSTDVITRPGESIILGGLVNRLEMKTISKIPLLSSIPILGKLFTSTSYQNQQSDVVFVMTPEIVTR; via the coding sequence ATGAACTGCATTATTCGTCGCTCTCTTTCATTTGTTATGGCGGCCGGCATCGTTGCATATGCTCTGCCGGTGTGCGCCGACCAGGTAACCCTGGTGTCGATCCAGTCGGGGCATTCCATCCTTTTAAAGGCCGAAGGATTGACGCGCGTAGCGGTCGGCGACGGCCGCATCGCCGGCGCCGTGCCGGTCGGCACGTCACAGGTCGTCATCAACGGCAAGGCCCCCGGCCACACGACGATCATCATCTGGGCCGGCGGACGCCGCGTGGCCTACGAGGTGACCGTCACCGCGCAAGAGCTCGACGACCTGGCGCAAATGCTGCGCAGCGCGATATCGTCGCCAACCGTGCAGGTCGTGAGCTTCGATCACTCGATTGTCGTGCGCGGCACCGTGAGCGACGGCGCGCAGTTCCAGCAGATCAGCGACATCCTCAGCCGCTTCGACCCGGTGCTGAAGGCGCAGGGCGCCGTGCTCGTCAACGCCGTAACCGTCTCGCAGAACCTCGGCAACCTGCAGCACGCCATCGCCAACATCGCCGGCGCGAGCGACATCCGCGTGGATCCCGACGGTAAGGGCAACGTCATCGTCAGCGGCAACGCGACCGACGCCGTCACGGCTCAGGCGATCCTCGATCGCGCGCGGGGCCTCGCCGGCCCGTATCTCGCCAGCAACGGGCAGCTCATCGACCGCATCAACGCGATGAGCAACAGCCAGATCGACATCAAGGTCTACGTGCTCGAAGTCGACAAGACGGCGCAGTCGAACCTCGGCATCTCGCTGCAGTCGGCGACCTTCACCCCGACCGGCGGCTATAACCTAACGCAGCCGTCTTTCCCAGTGGTGGAGTCCCCGTCGGCGCCCGGCTCCGGGCTTGGTTTCACCATCCAGCCGTTCTTTCGCACGATCACGCTGGCCCCGACGCTCAACCTCTTGATGCAAGAGGGGCACGTGAAGGTGCTGTCGAGCCCGAACCTCGTCACCAGCCCGGGACAGAAGGCGACGTTCCTGGTCGGCGGCGAGATCCCGGTGGTCACGTCGACCGGCCTCGGCGCGGTGAACGTGCAGTATCAGCCGTACGGCGTGCAGCTCAACGTGACACCCGAAGTGCTCGGCAACGGCTCGGTGCACGCGATGATCGCGCCGGAAGTCTCGCGGCTCGACTACGCCAACGCGGTTGTCGTCTCGGGCTTCACCATCCCCGCGCTGATCGTCAGCAAGCTCTCGACCGACGTCATCACGCGGCCGGGCGAGAGCATCATCCTCGGCGGGCTCGTCAATCGCCTCGAGATGAAGACCATCTCGAAGATCCCGCTGCTCTCCTCGATCCCGATCCTCGGCAAACTCTTTACATCCACCAGCTATCAAAACCAACAGAGTGACGTCGTCTTTGTGATGACGCCGGAGATTGTAACGCGATGA
- a CDS encoding Flp family type IVb pilin, whose amino-acid sequence MLTTLTTMLRDDEGATMVEYGLMVALVALVALTAVKLLGSNLSTLFNTVATTI is encoded by the coding sequence ATGCTTACCACGCTCACGACGATGCTTCGCGACGACGAAGGCGCTACGATGGTCGAGTACGGTCTGATGGTTGCGCTTGTCGCGCTGGTCGCCCTTACGGCGGTCAAGCTGCTGGGATCAAACCTCAGCACGCTCTTCAACACCGTCGCCACCACGATCTAA
- a CDS encoding TadE family protein codes for MKPRNRERGSTLAETAVVMAVLLTIMFGIIDFGRALYTYSFVANAAREGARWAIVRGSKCTLLDHCPASSTDVQTYVQSLSEGATNPSKISASLNFTACGNAPGCVAEVTVQYPFRFMLPFLPTAAMTMSSTSEMVISN; via the coding sequence GTGAAGCCGCGCAACCGCGAGCGCGGGAGCACCTTGGCGGAAACGGCCGTCGTGATGGCGGTGCTCCTCACGATAATGTTCGGGATCATCGATTTCGGACGAGCGCTCTACACGTACTCGTTCGTAGCCAACGCGGCGCGCGAGGGCGCGCGCTGGGCGATCGTGCGCGGCTCGAAGTGCACGCTGCTGGATCACTGCCCGGCATCCTCGACCGACGTCCAGACGTACGTACAGAGCCTGTCGGAAGGCGCCACGAATCCGTCTAAGATCAGTGCGAGCTTGAATTTCACCGCTTGCGGGAACGCTCCGGGATGCGTTGCCGAAGTGACGGTGCAATATCCGTTCAGGTTCATGCTGCCGTTCCTGCCGACCGCCGCTATGACGATGTCCAGCACCTCGGAAATGGTAATCTCGAACTAG
- a CDS encoding prepilin peptidase — protein sequence MSVAIWLTLAGCCAAALCDVRSRRIPNWLTGSIALAAVVVNAFGGWKSLAVALGIMAGMTLLGTLVYSRGGIGGGDIKLAIAGSGLLSYPLFVPFLLYTAIAGGALAVLYLVLRPGSRPSLSRTVMLAAGGVQGISAKRETLPYALAFAIGAILVALSQSVAPFLRINL from the coding sequence ATGTCCGTCGCAATCTGGTTAACACTCGCGGGCTGTTGCGCCGCCGCCCTTTGCGACGTGCGCAGCCGGCGCATCCCCAACTGGCTCACCGGCTCGATCGCGCTGGCGGCCGTCGTCGTTAACGCGTTCGGCGGCTGGAAGTCCCTCGCCGTCGCGCTGGGCATCATGGCCGGCATGACCCTCCTCGGCACCCTCGTGTACTCCCGGGGCGGGATCGGCGGCGGCGACATCAAGCTCGCCATCGCCGGCTCGGGCCTGCTCAGCTACCCGCTTTTCGTTCCCTTTCTGCTTTACACGGCGATCGCCGGGGGCGCCCTGGCGGTGCTCTACCTCGTCCTGCGGCCGGGCTCGCGGCCGTCGCTCTCGCGGACGGTCATGCTTGCCGCCGGCGGCGTGCAGGGCATCTCGGCCAAGCGCGAAACTCTGCCATACGCCCTTGCTTTTGCAATCGGCGCGATTTTGGTCGCTCTCTCGCAGAGTGTCGCTCCATTTTTAAGGATCAACCTGTGA
- a CDS encoding stalk domain-containing protein has product MQFIRKHYTRILTLTRQRGKNVELEFRRSTAPELYSGARRWHDTPHQEQGGFPLRPFQQVVLLALSMLASTSNVAAASAQGVPLATVAQNAHLEYAWLAVSRAVQLSGPGIVLVIRPGDNLYEVDDRVEVTAVAPRYTNNDIYVSAKLANHILQLARQAERLVSAQEAEATIESNRLNEEIQQAGAAPMRGTIVLNVTQLQGAEALLVTGTAPPGAPVMITLLATLSSEIPNVLLSRHDLTVGSDGRFQAIVPIAPDYVRDSFINVLATSLPGVASAKSQLLIHSANAGIQVPVDVYPGGIW; this is encoded by the coding sequence ATGCAGTTCATCAGAAAGCATTATACCAGGATTTTGACGTTAACGCGTCAACGTGGTAAAAACGTTGAGTTAGAATTCCGCCGATCGACGGCCCCCGAGCTTTACAGCGGGGCTCGCCGATGGCATGATACACCGCACCAGGAGCAAGGAGGTTTTCCATTGCGGCCTTTTCAACAGGTGGTTCTCCTTGCGCTCTCTATGCTGGCCTCGACTTCTAATGTCGCGGCTGCATCAGCGCAAGGCGTCCCGCTCGCGACCGTAGCCCAGAACGCGCACTTAGAGTACGCGTGGCTCGCGGTTTCGCGTGCCGTACAACTGAGCGGCCCCGGAATCGTGCTGGTGATTCGCCCTGGCGATAACCTGTACGAGGTGGACGATCGTGTCGAGGTAACGGCGGTTGCACCGCGCTATACCAACAACGACATCTACGTTTCAGCCAAGCTTGCCAATCACATCCTCCAACTCGCACGGCAAGCCGAACGACTCGTTAGCGCACAGGAAGCAGAAGCGACAATCGAGTCCAACCGGCTGAACGAAGAGATACAACAAGCAGGCGCGGCGCCGATGCGCGGCACGATCGTCCTTAACGTGACTCAGCTGCAAGGGGCGGAAGCGCTCCTCGTTACAGGGACGGCGCCTCCAGGCGCACCCGTGATGATCACGTTGCTCGCTACGCTCTCCTCCGAAATCCCGAACGTATTGCTCAGCCGTCACGATCTGACGGTCGGGTCGGATGGAAGATTTCAAGCCATAGTGCCGATAGCACCCGACTACGTGCGCGACTCATTCATCAACGTACTGGCGACATCGTTGCCGGGCGTCGCGTCGGCCAAGTCACAGCTCCTGATTCACTCGGCAAACGCCGGGATCCAAGTCCCGGTGGATGTTTACCCCGGCGGAATCTGGTAA
- a CDS encoding Flp family type IVb pilin: protein MLATLKSMIRDDEGATMVEYGLLVALIALVALGAVTTLGKNLSSLFNSVATTI, encoded by the coding sequence ATGCTAGCCACCCTCAAATCGATGATTCGCGACGACGAAGGCGCGACGATGGTCGAATACGGCCTTCTCGTGGCACTCATCGCTCTGGTTGCTCTGGGCGCCGTCACGACGCTCGGCAAGAACCTGAGCTCGCTCTTCAACAGCGTCGCTACCACGATCTAA
- a CDS encoding pilus assembly protein TadG-related protein — MNTNHERGQVLPLIAVALAVLMGFAGIGVDVGYLEYRQQTQQTATDAAAAGGAEALLRAGCPNTTAATTAALANAANNGYPNGGNITVTPNNPPLSGPFANNPCSVSVTIDSKHNATFFSKLFGYANGMEESTLAVAEVTSTGNGCIFLLSTTIDQNFNGANVNASQCGMLINDTANFNGANMHVYSIGYAGQAPNTNGATFTEGVPAPMLPVADPCQEISGCAYLTANPPSTSNCTGFSGNGFNGTLPSGCYSNLNLNGATVTLSGTYVLTGGSNFNGANITGNGVTLYVTASGTPPNFNGVAAATMTPPTTGGNQGVLYYQVPSNTGSPNFNGDVGNYSGLIYAPGATSANWNGAQGKYLVLVFGAANFNGGNALDLATPPPGQSLIKQAVVAQ, encoded by the coding sequence ATGAATACAAACCACGAAAGGGGGCAAGTGCTGCCCCTGATCGCCGTCGCGCTCGCGGTCCTCATGGGATTCGCGGGCATCGGCGTCGACGTCGGCTATCTCGAATACCGCCAGCAGACGCAACAGACTGCGACCGACGCTGCCGCCGCGGGCGGGGCGGAGGCGCTGCTGCGCGCCGGCTGCCCGAACACGACCGCGGCCACCACCGCCGCGTTGGCCAACGCGGCCAATAACGGCTACCCTAACGGCGGCAATATCACGGTCACGCCGAATAATCCGCCGCTGAGCGGCCCCTTCGCCAACAATCCTTGTTCCGTCTCGGTGACCATCGACTCCAAGCACAACGCGACGTTTTTCTCAAAGCTGTTCGGCTATGCGAACGGCATGGAAGAATCGACGCTCGCGGTCGCGGAGGTGACGTCGACGGGCAACGGGTGCATCTTCCTCTTGAGCACGACCATCGACCAAAACTTCAACGGCGCGAACGTCAACGCGTCGCAGTGCGGCATGCTCATCAACGACACGGCCAACTTCAACGGCGCGAACATGCACGTTTACAGCATCGGCTACGCGGGCCAGGCGCCCAACACCAACGGCGCGACGTTCACGGAGGGCGTGCCGGCGCCGATGCTGCCCGTGGCGGATCCCTGCCAGGAGATCTCGGGCTGCGCGTATCTCACCGCCAACCCGCCCTCGACGAGCAACTGTACCGGCTTCAGCGGCAACGGCTTTAACGGCACGCTGCCCTCCGGCTGCTACAGCAACCTGAACCTCAACGGGGCGACGGTCACCCTGAGCGGCACGTACGTCTTGACCGGCGGCAGCAACTTCAACGGCGCGAACATCACGGGCAACGGTGTAACGCTTTACGTGACGGCTAGCGGCACGCCGCCGAACTTCAACGGCGTCGCTGCCGCGACGATGACGCCGCCGACCACCGGCGGCAATCAGGGCGTGCTCTACTATCAGGTGCCGAGCAACACCGGAAGCCCAAACTTCAACGGCGATGTCGGTAATTACAGCGGGTTGATCTACGCGCCCGGCGCGACGTCCGCGAACTGGAACGGCGCGCAGGGCAAGTATCTAGTCTTGGTCTTCGGCGCGGCCAACTTCAACGGCGGCAACGCGCTCGACCTCGCGACGCCCCCGCCCGGACAATCGCTCATCAAACAAGCAGTGGTAGCCCAATGA